Proteins encoded together in one Bos indicus isolate NIAB-ARS_2022 breed Sahiwal x Tharparkar chromosome 3, NIAB-ARS_B.indTharparkar_mat_pri_1.0, whole genome shotgun sequence window:
- the TTC22 gene encoding tetratricopeptide repeat protein 22 has product MAEPEVAAEDLDALIDDLDYLPGHFHLEMQLNFEPRSPVSLRARDLKLQREGLRQELELASAPQRPAVRHLLGAFAFYLEELEEARERFLEVAREDPGNLNAWANLAHVYGRLGQEEEEEACAGQLASLMGLAGDRGAAEDPQLRAARCLAEQGYAHGFDVGCASPEERARVLEAGIALYDKALSYAQQIPMEEKRGWYFTMATLFIRLDGIFLELGSKEQKRLPAFNRTLALLQQVLKSSDPHPRALAWCYLGMLLERKDTFSTTPMGVHDCGFSGTDPLDCFGKAIEIAKDQLPILNRLAKIFHFLGKQDMAIGTCNMALDVLRDPELNWQAYCTRAKIHIRAYLHDLERGKLGLGGMPDRNHLACAKADLEEVVKVCPGLKTYLDIGQVYYYMGVDAVQELLAVDEAALNQALVFLAKAGESELGATLPELQLLRGKCLRIKGEEANAAACFKRAVELDDAGCSHAEGFGCLLEALLAQWSQAQLSDGEVGREVDVWLRRAQDKYPAARLRQELQRVWRAHTDEVLGLARALVAQGRPALVRLLFETMERKGEGARSLRDRRAFSV; this is encoded by the exons ATGGCGGAGCCCGAGGTCGCGGCCGAGGACCTGGACGCCCTCATCGACGACCTGGACTACCTCCCGGGCCACTTCCACCTGGAGATGCAGCTGAACTTCGAGCCGCGCTCGCCGGTCTCGCTCCGCGCCCGGGACCTGAAGCTGCAGCGGGAGGGACTGCGGCAGGAGCTGGAGCTGGCATCCGCTCCGCAGCGCCCCGCCGTGCGCCACCTCCTGGGAGCCTTCGCCTTCTacctggaggagctggaggaggcccGCGAGCGCTTCCTCGAGGTGGCCCGCGAGGATCCGGGTAACCTCAATGCCTGGGCCAATCTGGCGCACGTGTACGGGCggctggggcaggaggaagaggaggaggcgtGCGCCGGGCAGCTGGCCAGCCTCATGGGCCTGGCGGGGGACCGCGGGGCAGCCGAGGACCCCCAGCTCCGCGCCGCGCGCTGCCTGGCGGAGCAGGGCTACGCGCACGGCTTCGACGTGGGCTGCGCCAGCCCGGAGGAGCGAGCTCGCGTGCTGGAGGCTGGCATCGCGCTCTACGACAAGGCGCTGAGCTACGCGCAGCAG ATCCCAATGGAGGAGAAAAGGGGCTGGTACTTCACCATGGCAACGCTCTTCATCAG GTTAGATGGCATATTCCTGGAGCTGGGCAGCAAGGAGCAGAAGAGGCTGCCAGCCTTCAACCGCACACTGGCCCTGCTGCAGCAAGTCCTCAAGTCCTCAGACCCCCACCCCCGAG CTCTGGCCTGGTGCTACCTTGGAATGCTGCTGGAGAGGAAGGACACCTTCTCCACCACGCCCATGGGTGTCCATGACTGCGGGTTTTCGGGAACCGATCCCCTGGACTGCTTTGGCAAG GCCATCGAGATTGCCAAGGACCAACTTCCCATCCTTAATCGCCTAGCCAAAATCTTCCACTTCCTCGGAAAGCAGGACATGGCCATTGGCACCTGCAACATGGCCCTGGACGTCCTACGAGATCCAGAGCTCAACTGGCAGGCATACTGCACGAGGGCCAAG ATCCACATCAGAGCCTACCTGCACGACCTGGAGCGAGGCAAGCTGGGGCTTGGGGGCATGCCTGACAGGAACCACCTGGCCTGCGCCAAGGCTGACCTCGAGGAAGTGGTCAAGGTGTGCCCAGGCCTCAAGACCTACCTGGACATCGGCCAG gtctACTACTACATGGGCGTGGACGCCGTGCAGGAGCTGCTGGCGGTGGACGAGGCAGCGCTGAACCAGGCGCTGGTCTTCCTGGCCAAGGCCGGCGAGTCGGAGCTGGGCGCCACGCTGccggagctgcagctgctgcgcGGCAAGTGCCTGCGCATCAAGGGCGAGGAGGCCAACGCGGCGGCTTGCTTCAAGCGCGCCGTGGAGCTGGACGACGCGGGCTGCAGCCACGCGGAGGGCTTCGGCTGCCTGCTCGAGGCGCTGCTGGCGCAGTGGAGCCAGGCGCAGCTCAGCGACGGCGAGGTGGGCCGAGAGGTGGACGTGTGGCTGCGGCGCGCCCAGGACAAGTACCCGGCGGCGCGCCTGCGGCAGGAGCTGCAGCGCGTGTGGCGCGCGCACACGGACGAGGTGCTGGGGCTGGCCCGGGCCTTGGTGGCCCAGGGACGGCCGGCGCTGGTGCGGCTGCTCTTCGAGACCATGGAGCGGAAGGGCGAGGGCGCGAGGTCCCTGCGGGACCGCCGCGCGTTCTCCGTCTGA